A genome region from Gouania willdenowi chromosome 9, fGouWil2.1, whole genome shotgun sequence includes the following:
- the bmp10 gene encoding bone morphogenetic protein 10, with the protein MIVTLMASTWTSQLGTVCCSKTSFLLLSILLLLWPLRGGSSPISSRHQRLRPAQGVVDGDGGVVDPSVLEQDGQSLLENIKEQFLRTFNLSGVGPPALPAGVTREEPPEYMMELYNRFANDRNAMPTANIIRSFKNEDPSPGIVGIGGVRHHPLLFNVSVPHHERITAAELRLYTLVQTDRHLYAGVDRKVTIYELESKDLDNNMTDVNELRGDVFRMGGEGVEMVELASRHVYGTDNSWEAFNLTAAVQHWCKSDRGTTHRLEVHIASIAKDNDIHDVNIDTEKSQPEGDMVIDNSSGEKHKPLLIVFSNDQSSDHRDDKQELNEMINHETSNMVPLTDLGTGLIENWNEENEEEGEPDEEDLMQMRSNLIYDTASRIRRNAKGNHCTKQSLYVEFKDIGWDSWILAPTGYDAFECRGICSFPLTKHVTPTKHAIVQTLVNINSPQKAARACCVPTKLDPISLLYLDDTDVVTYKYKFEGMVVAECGCR; encoded by the exons ATGATCGTGACTCTCATGGCGAGCACTTGGACCTCTCAATTAGGGACCGTTTGTTGCTCCAAGACTTCCTTCTTACTGTTATCCATCCTCTTGCTGCTCTGGCCTCTCCGTGGAGGTAGCAGCCCTATTTCTAGCAGGCACCAGAGACTACGTCCAGCACAAGGAGTTGTAGATGGGGATGGAGGGGTAGTGGATCCCTCAGTGCTGGAACAAGATGGGCAAAGTCTGCTGGAGAACATAAAGGAACAGTTTCTGCGCACCTTCAACCTGTCAGGTGTGGGTCCCCCAGCATTGCCTGCAGGAGTTACACGAGAGGAGCCCCCTGAGTACATGATGGAGCTTTACAACCGCTTTGCTAATGACCGCAACGCCATGCCCACAGCCAACATCATCCGCAGCTTCAAAAATGAAG ATCCCTCTCCCGGCATTGTGGGTATTGGTGGAGTCAGACACCATCCTCTCCTCTTTAACGTTTCAGTTCCCCATCATGAACGTATCACAGCGGCTGAGCTTCGCCTCTACACCCTGGTCCAGACCGACCGTCATCTTTACGCCGGTGTCGATCGAAAAGTCACCATCTATGAGCTGGAATCTAAGGATTTGGACAACAACATGACGGATGTGAATGAGTTAAGAGGAGATGTATTCAGGATGGGGGGAGAAGGAGTGGAAATGGTGGAACTGGCTTCGCGCCACGTTTACGGCACAGATAACAGCTGGGAAGCTTTTAATCTCACTGCTGCCGTCCAGCACTGGTGCAAATCTGACCGTGGGACAACGCACCGTTTGGAGGTGCACATTGCCAGCATTGCTAAGGATAATGACATCCATGATGTGAACATAGACACGGAAAAGAGTCAACCTGAAGGCGACATGGTGATTGATAACAGCTCAGGGGAAAAACACAAACCCCTGCTGATTGTTTTCTCAAATGATCAGAGCAGTGACCACAGGGATGACAAACAAGAACTAAATGAGATGATCAACCATGAAACCTCAAACATGGTTCCACTGACTGACTTAGGCACAGGCCTGATTGAGAACTGGAATGaagaaaatgaagaagaaggtGAGCCAGATGAAGAGGACCTCATGCAAATGCGATCCAATCTGATCTACGACACAGCGTCCCGTATTCGACGCAACGCTAAGGGAAATCATTGCACAAAGCAGTCGTTGTACGTGGAGTTCAAAGACATTGGGTGGGATAGTTGGATACTGGCACCTACTGGTTATGATGCCTTTGAATGCCGTGGGATTTGCTCTTTTCCATTGACAAAACACGTCACACCCACAAAGCATGCCATCGTCCAGACTTTGGTCAACATCAACAGTCCACAGAAAGCGGCGCGAGCGTGTTGTGTGCCAACCAAACTGGACCCGATCTCCCTCCTGTATCTGGACGACACGGACGTGGTCACTTATAAGTACAAGTTTGAGGGCATGGTGGTGGCTGAGTGTGGCTGTAGATAG